A genomic region of Falco rusticolus isolate bFalRus1 chromosome 20, bFalRus1.pri, whole genome shotgun sequence contains the following coding sequences:
- the LOC119140479 gene encoding CD59 glycoprotein-like, which translates to MFALKTLLALAVITSLAGESKALKCHKCIASNENDCNKQGSHSCPQYADACLTITAPNSVIKSCSYKSFCDQRGSSGGATLKCCFSDNCNGPPRGSRNSGGATPLPLPSLLAAALVGKLLLSWP; encoded by the exons ATGTTCGCCCTGAAGACCCTCCTGGCCCTGGCTGTCATCACATCCCTGGCCGGAGAAA GTAAAGCACTGAAATGCCACAAATGCATTGCGTCCAACGAGAACGACTGCAACAAGCAAGGTtcccacagctgcccccagtACGCCGACGCCTGCCTCACCATCACTGCACCCA ACAGCGTCATTAAGTCTTGCTCCTACAAGTCCTTCTGTGACCAGCGTGGTAGCTCTGGTGGGGCcacactgaaatgctgcttcagCGACAACTGCAACGGACCACCCCGGGGCTCCAGGAACAGTGGGGGGGCCACGCCgctgcccctccccagcctgctggctgctgcattggtggggaagctgctgctgagctggccATGA